The window GTCTCTCGGGAGGGGACGAACTCACGGCCGGCAACATTGTGCTGGCTATCGGAGCGAGCGAGCAACCCCGGCGCCCGGCGTGGGCGCCGACTGAAAGTGAACGTGTTCAGCACGTCTTCGAGGAGGGGTTTGATGCGTGGCCCTGTGAGGCTCGCGAACGTGTAGCGGTGGTGGGTGGAGGGATATCCGCGGGGCAGGTCGCTTTGCGACTTAAGAAGGAGGGCCACGATGTGCATCTGGTCTCGCGACATGCGCTGCGCCAGCATCAGTTTGACAGTGATCCGGGCTGGCTCGGCCCGAAGTTTATGTCCAGCTTTGGCCGCGAGCCAGATCTCGATCGGCGCCGTGCGATGATTGTGGAGGCGCGCCACCAGGGCTCGGTACCGCCGGATATCGAGCGAGGACTGCGGACGGCCCTCGCTCGCGAGGAGATACGTTGGCATGAGGGCGAAGTCGAAGGGCTAGCCTCCAAGGAGCGGGCGCTCAAACTTCGACTCACGACCGGCGAGTCGCTTGAGGTGCAGCGGGTGCTTCTGGCAACCGGTTTCCGGTCGGAGCGACCCGGCGGAGCGATGCTCGACGAGCTGATCGCCTCGGCATCGTTGCCCTGTGCAGACTACGGCTACCCCATCGTCGATGCCTCGCTTCGCTGGCATCCGAGGGTTCATGTCTGCGGCCCCCTGGCGGAATTGGAGTTGGGGCCTGCGTCACGAAACATTGCCGGTGCTCGGCGGGCTGGCGATCGGCTCGTTTCGGTGGCGCGTGCGCAGCGTACGACGGGTCGGTGGCAGGCGTGCGTGAGCACACGAGGCATTGACCGAGGGGGGGCGGGCGCACACCTCAACGACGCCACCTGCCTTCCGAAAAAAGTCGCGGCACACATTCAAACGATTCAGCGCTCGTCCTCAACATCCTCACATCGAAACACTCTCCCCGTGCCGCTGTAGAGGTTGTCTTCCAGGACCAGCGTGTCTCGAAGCACGACGTTGGCATCGTAGGTGGTCGCAGCTTCATTGCGCAGGTAGACGTTGACGTCGTTGGGCTCACGGAACCAGTGGTTGTTTGTGGTGACATGACCCACTTCCGGGCCGTCGGGCTCGGCGTTGGTCATCCGTCGAATGGCGATTCGTTCATCGCTGAGGACAGGTTGGGGTCACGCAGGCTGCGCTGGCACAGATGAGCGTGAGGAGAACAAGGGTAATCATAAGGCTTTTCATGGCTTTATTCCGGGTCATCGCATGGTGTGTTGGGTGAACGTATCAGCTCAATATTTCCATCACAATGACGTTCAAACATACGTTCGCAGAGATG of the Lujinxingia sediminis genome contains:
- a CDS encoding FAD-dependent oxidoreductase codes for the protein MRLDWLIIGGGIHGVHIAARLLGEARVSADALRIIDPADRLLMRWRSCTRITGMTHLRSPVVHHLDLNPRSLKRFASDYRSTSTRTFAPPYDLPALGLFDAHCDQVVETFGLAERHIQERVVGMHIGCEGVSVRLSGGDELTAGNIVLAIGASEQPRRPAWAPTESERVQHVFEEGFDAWPCEARERVAVVGGGISAGQVALRLKKEGHDVHLVSRHALRQHQFDSDPGWLGPKFMSSFGREPDLDRRRAMIVEARHQGSVPPDIERGLRTALAREEIRWHEGEVEGLASKERALKLRLTTGESLEVQRVLLATGFRSERPGGAMLDELIASASLPCADYGYPIVDASLRWHPRVHVCGPLAELELGPASRNIAGARRAGDRLVSVARAQRTTGRWQACVSTRGIDRGGAGAHLNDATCLPKKVAAHIQTIQRSSSTSSHRNTLPVPL